The sequence CCACGCCCGAGCGCGACACCTGCCCCGCGGACGCGCCCCAGCTGCGGGCCACGTTGACCTCGCAACCGATGATCGCGCCGATGCCCTGGTCCTTGCAGGCCTTGTAGTGCTGAATCGCCCCGAACATGTTCCCGTGGTCGGTCAGGGCGACGGCGCGCATTCCCAGCGATTTGGCGCGCGCGGCGAGGTCCTTGACGCGCAGCGAGCCGTCGAGGAGCGAGTACTGCGAATGCACGTGGAGGTGGATGAACTCAGCGGTCACAGCAGGCTTCCAGGTGGCTTCTCATCGTGGTGGTAGTCGGGAAAGACCGGTAATCGGGGAGAGGGCGCGGAGAGCGAGAGCGGGCGGCGTCCGGACAATCCACCAGCGCTCCAGGCGGGCTCACATATAGCGCATTGCGCAGCGGGGATCGCCCTTGATGAGCCGCGCAGGCCGGCGCTAGCATGTGCGCCCGTCTGAGAGCACTTGCCTGATCTGGGGTGGGGTTTCCAGAAAGTGAGGTCGATGATGCGTCAATCCCGTATCGCCGTCGCGGTGTATTTGGCGACCGCGCTCGTTTCCGTTACCGGTTGTGGCTCCGAGGCCGCGGCGCCTGTCGTTCAAGACGTCGACCTCGGTCAGCCGCCCGCGCCGGGCCCGGAGCAGGCAGGGGATGGCGAGGGCGTCGCGTTCGCGATCGACCGGCTCTTCCTCGGCGATACGGATCGCGACGGGAAGAAGGCGGCCGGCAGCTGGAAGCAGTACGGATTCAACCTCGACGGCAAGGTGTCCAGCACCGTATCACAAGACCTGTGCAAGCCGGTGGACGACACCGCCCCTTCGGAGGTCTATCCGGACGGCGCCGACGGGATCGACAACTCCTTTGGCAGCAAGCTCGTCGGCCTCATTTCCAACCTCCTGACCGACCCGTCGACCCGGGTCAGCGACGCCATCGGTAAGGGCGATTTCACGGTGATCTTCAAGGTCGACGGGCTCGGCGAGCGGCCTTCCTACAACCCCCTCACCGCGAAGCTCTACGGCGGCGCCACGCTGGGCGCGGCGCCCACCTGGGATGGCACCGACCGGTGGCCTGTCGTGCCTGAGCTCCTCGACGACGCTCAGGACGTCGAGAGCTCCAAGGTCGTGTTCCCGGCCAGCTACGTCGTCGACGATACATGGGTGTCGGGCCCGGATTCACAGGTCACGTTCCGGCTGAACCTGACGGTCTCGGACACCATCATCGGTCTCACGATCCGCAATGTGAGGATCGCGATGGATCTCGCGCCCGATCACAAATCGGTGGTCAAAGGGACCATCGCGGGTGTGCTCGAGACGGCTGTCCTCGTCGAGGAGCTCCGCGGCGTCATCGGCGCCGTACAGCCGAATTTCTGCGAAGGCGCGGCGCTGGAGACGATCCTCGATCAGGTCCGCCGCGCGTCGGACATCATGAAGGATGGCGGCCAGGACCCGAGCAAGGAGTGCGACGCCATCTCCATCGGCATCGGGTTCACCGCGAGAGCGGTCCAGCTGGGCGAGATCGCGCCGCCAGCCGTGACGACCGGCGTGCCGTGCCAGCCGGCGCCCGCAGACGGAGGCTGAGCGCCGCGCGACTCCCCTCCACCGACGGCCGCTGCGTCGAGCGCGCCTCCTGGGCTTTGCGGGCACCTCCCGGGTGCCCGCGCCCGCCGGAATCCACACAGCCTGCGACGTGCAACCTGCTCGGTCGGCTCCGACCCTCCGCGAAGATCGTGCTCGCGCTTGAGCCGTCGCGCCCCCTGCGAGCGTCTCAAGGAGCGACCCCGCCCGTCCAGGGTACGCGCTCAGGCGAGGGAGGTCTTGCCAGCGCGCTCTCTCGGTCCGCCCGCTGGTGGGCGGGCCGCGAGGCGCCCTCTTCCTGGTTTCGTTCGTCCTGACTTTTCGCTAGAAGGCGGCATCGCTTCGAGCGTCCACCACGCAAGTACCCGATGGCGGTGAAGATTCATGGCGAGCTGCCGTCCAAGGGCGTCAGCCCGGCGGGTCGCCGACGCGAGCACTGGCTCGTGCCCCTCAGAGGAGAACAAGGTCCATGCGTAGATACGTCGCTTCCGTTCTGTGCGCCGTGATGATGATTGGCGCTGCCGCCGCGACGGCGGGTTGCACGGCCAGCGCCTCGTTCGGCTCCGGCAAGGAGCCGGCGGCCGCGCCCCCGCCCCCGCCTCCGCCGGAGCCGAAGCCCGAGCCGAAGGAGGAGAAGAAGCCCCGCCCGCGCTTCAAGCTGACGTTCAAGCTCAAGGGCAATGAGGTCGCTCTCCCCGGCCCGGTGGTCTTCGAGACGAACAGCGACAAGCTCCTGCCCGAGAGCGACGAGGTCCTCAACCTCGTCGACGACTTCCTGAAGCAGCGGGAGGACGTCAGCCTGCTCCGCATCGAGGGCCATACCGACTCGGACGGTGAGGACGCCGCGAACCAGACGCTGTCCGAGAAGCGCGCGATGGCGGTCGCTCGCTGGCTCGTCGCGAAGGGGCACGACTGCAAGCGCTTCATCGCCGTCGGGTTCGGCGAGACCAAGCCGGTCGCCGACAACGGCACGCCCGAGGGCAAGGCCCAGAACCGCCGCACCGGGTTCTTCATCGCGGCGATCAAGGGCAAGGCGGTCGACAAGCAGCCCGTCGACGGCGGCGGCAAGGTCGCCGGCGACGCCTGCAAGTGACGCCGCTGCGCCCGGGCGCGCTTCGGGCCGCGCGCCGCGATCACAGCGGGCACGGGCCGTCGGGGCGTTCGCCTTGGGCTGACGGCTGACGGCTGCACCCGGTGGCCGGCGCCCAGCGCCCTTCGGGGCGCGCCGGCCGCCGGCGCCGCTGCGTTCTCCGCGCTCGCCGGCGGCCGGCGCCGCCCCGCGATCCTTCTTTTCTTGCCTCCCCCACCAGCTTCACTATCGGTACGTCTCCACGACATGCGGAGACGTCACGACAAGTCCCTGGGTCGCCTCCTTTCCATAGCCATCCTCTGGGTCGGCCTCTTCGGCTGCAACTCCGGGGCGGGCGACGTCCGCCAGTGGACGCGGGACGACCACGATCCGCCGAACCCCGGCGAGGGGCAGGGCGGCAAGGTGGCCGCTCGGCCGATCGCGTCGGATGAGACCGATCCGGGGCTGATCGAGCTCGCCTGGCAGCGGAACTGCTCCACCTGTCACGGCAGGGCCGGGCGCGGCGACGGCCCGCAAGGTCCGATGGTCCGCGCCCCGGACCTCACCGACGCGGCGTGGCAGGATCGGGTGACCGACGCCCAGATGGCCGACACGATCAGGAAGGGCAAGAACAAGATGCCCGCGTTCGACCTGCCGCAGCCGGTGATCGAGGGCCTCGTGAAGCGCGTCCGCACCAACCGCGCGCGCTGAAGCTCGATGAGCTCGACCTCGCAGCACGATCTCGATGAAGCACCCGAGGAGAGGCCGCCGGAGCCGGAGACCCGACCGCCGTGGCTCCGACGTCTCGCGCCGGCGCTCCTCCTCCTGGGTGCGCTTTATGCGGGGAGCATCCTCTTCAAGCGGCTGCCCGAGGAGCGGGAGGTCGAGCTGCGGCTCGATGACGCAGCGACGGTCGTGCGGCTCGACGTGACGTGGACGGATTCTTCTTCGGGCGACCGCGCGGACGACGCCGCGCCGGTCATCGACAGCTCATGGCGGTTCGCCGAGGGGACGGCCCCACGGGCTGTCTTCACGAAGGTGTCGCTCCCGGACGGCCTCTACCAGGTGGAGATCACGGTCAGCAGGAAGGGCGAGCACGACGTGACGAGCCGGGCCGTCACGCTCGCGGACGAGTCCCGGATCACGCTGTTCGTACACTGAACGGCGCCCCGCGCGCTCCCGCCGGCCTCGCGGAGCGCGCTTCGACCGGCGCTCCTGGAGCGAGCCCAACAGCGTCCAGATGCGCCGGAGACCTGCTGCCGCTCATTGCGGTCGCCCGGCGCACGAGACCGTTGACGCCCGGAAACCGACAAGCAAGGCAGCGCCCTGAGTTGGAGGCGTGTCTCTGAGGTACCACCTCGCGTCCAGCAAGCCGCACGCAGTCCTTGATGAAAAACCTTCGTCCTTAAGCACAAGACTTTGTTATTCTTGATGTTTTACTGCTTCCAGTGACAGCGTTTCGGGTGGGAATGGAATGTGAGAACGAATTCCCTTGATGCGTTCCCCCCGAAACCGCTACTTCTTGGCCCGCGGAAGCAGAGCGTGGCACCTTATCCTACAACCACTTACACGCTCTGACTGGGACGACCGTGGTGCATCGTGGTGCCCCCCCGGAGGGAGCGACCATGCGGCCTGTACAGTGCCGCTGGAGGCGGAGAAGGAGAACCGATGAGGATCACCCCGTGGTATCTGGCTGCGCTCGCCCCGTTCGCCGCCATTGGTTGCAGTGGCGCCTATCTCGGCCACGCCGCCGTTGTCGCATTGACGATCGGCATCTTCCTCGGGACCCTCTCGCTCGGCCGCACCCCGAGCTCGAGCCCCGCCCCGCCGAACGCCCCTGTCTCCTGACTTTCTCGCCCAGCTACCGCCTGCTGCACCTCGACGCGAGGGTTTCCCGAGCGCACGACAGCGCTGGCGCTTACGCTCGGGGAGCGTGAGGTCATGACGCAAGACGCCTCCGTCGGCCGGCTCAAGCGGCTCGAAGAGTTCACGCTCATGGACCTGGAGTCCGTGCACCTCATCCTGCGCGGCGACTCGGTCATCGACTGGAGGCGGCTCAACCTGCAAGGCGAGCAGGCGGCGCGGGACCTCTTGCTGGCGCAGGAGTTCCGCCCGGACGAGCCGGGGGATCGCGCCCACCTCGAGAGCGTCAAGAACGAAGCGATCGCGTACCTGCGCCGCCATTTCGAGTTCCCGATCCCGAGCCCTGTCGCTCGCGCCTCGGTCGAGGAGATCCTGCTGCTCGCCTCGGGCAAGGGCCACCGCCAGCTCTGCGCCTGCACGATCCTCAAGGCGATGCACATCATCCATCACCTGGCCGGGCGCGAGCTCCTTTTCTCGATCCCCATGTCGGACCAGGACGTCTTCCACCTCGTCGAGGAGAAGGTGTACCGGGTGATCGGCGGCATGCTCGCGGCGGGCTTCCCGATCACCGAGTTCATCGGCGGGCGCAAGAACAAGGACTCGCTCTACACGAAGCTCTTGTCGAAGACCGACACGACGGCGGCGGCCATCTACGACAAGCTCCGCTTCCGCATCGTCTGCCGCACCGTGGACGACCTGCTGCCGGTGCTCCTGTACCTGTCCGAGCGGCTGTTTCCGTTCAATTACGTCGTGCCTGGCGAGAGCACCAACACGATCCTGCGGTTCCGGAGCTACTGCGAGACGCGGCCCTTCCTTCTGCCGATGCTCGACGCGTTGCAGACCGACGTCGACGACGGACTCACGGCAGGCGACAACAGCTTCAGCGATCGGAGCTACCGCGTGATCCACTTCGTCGTCGATCTGCCGGTGCGACTCCCCGCCGAGATCCTCGACATGGCGCCGCCCGCGGCCTGGGCGCTCGGGCCGATCATCTTCGTGCTGTGCGAGTTCCAGCTGATCGACCGAGAGACCGAGGCGGCGAACGAGGTCGGCGAGGCGAGCCACGCCAGGTACAAGGAACGGCAGAAGCAGGCCGTCATGCGCAGGCTCAAGCTGGGGGTCCGCTCCACCCGTGACCCGGCGAGCGGCGGACCCAAGCGAGAGCGCTAGGCGCCGCGGGACACCGTCGAGACGCCGCGGCGACGAGGCCGCCAGCGCGCAGCGCACTGGACCGGGCAGCGAGCCTGGACCGCGCGGCGAACCAGGCCACGCAGCACATCCGACCGCGCAGCGCACGGACAGGATGGCCGCGGCGGACGTATTGGAGCAACACCGCGGCGAATCGAGCGGGCAGACCGGAGAGATCCGCGGGATATCCAGGGGTGGGTGCCTGGAGCGCGGAACGCGTGGGCAGCGCGGCGAACGCCGCTGCGACGCCGGGAGCAGTAGGGCTGTCGGAGCAGAGGCCGCCGAGCGAACAGCCTGGACGGTGCCCGACGGCGCTCGATCGAGGAGGCCTTGGGACCCCTCAACGACACCGACGGACGAGCGGGCTCAGATGCGGCCCTTCAGCGCGTCGCGATCGAGGACGACGATCCGGCGGCGATCGATCTCGATCACCCCCTTGCGACGGAGATCGCCCAGGGTGAGCGTGACGGTCTCGCGCGTGGAGCCGATCATGCTCGCCATCTCCTGATGGGTGAACGGCGCGGAGATGAGCACCCCGCGCGGATCGGGGATGCCCCAGCGCGTCGCGGCCTTGAGCAGGAACTCACAGAGGCGGGCCTCCACGTTGCGGAAGAGCATGGACGCCAGGCGCTCCTCGGTGTCCGTGTGCCGCTCGACCAGCGTGGTCACGATGGCGGCGGCGAAGTTGGCGTCGCTCGCCATCAGGTTGCGCACCGTCGCGAGCGGGACGAGGAGCGCCTCGACGTCCTCCGTGGCGATCGCGCTCTCCCGGTGGGCCGTGACGCCCCCGAGCGCAGCCTCGCCCAGCACGTCGCCGGCCCCTCTGTAGCCGAGCGATAGGCTGCGCCCGTCGCTCATCCCACGTACCAGCCGGACTCGGCCGAGGCTGAGCATGGCGAGCGCGGTCGCGGCGTCGCCCTGCGTCACGAGGTGACGCCCTTTCGCGACGCGTTGAATCGTCCCTCCGTCCGCCAGCGCCGACTGCGTGGCCGGGGAGGCCGCGTTGCCGATCGCGCCGCGCCGGACAACCCGCCGCTTGCGGGAGTCCAGGTCGAGTCCACCGTCGTTCCCGAGCGCGCCAGGCTGGACCCTGACGCTCCGTGCCATCGCATCCTTACCCATCATCATCGCGGCTGCTCCTGCGGTTTGCGGTGTCGCGGTCCTACTGTTCCGGGGGGCCCCCACCGGCCGGGGGGGGCCCGACTTGTGCCGGAACCTCCCACTTGCGTTGACATCCTGGATACGCGGCCCGTACCTTTCGGTTCGAGCCGGGCACGCCCCGTGAATGAACCCCTGCACGGGGGAGCCAGTTCGACCGCTCCTCCAGCTACGGACGTTGGATGCGCCTCTTTAGCGGCAAAATTACTCCCCTCACAGAAGAACTCGTCCGCGCGCTCGTGGACAACCGCGATATCGAGTGCGAATCGAAGAAAGAGGTCGCGCTCGACGTCGAGTCGGTCTTCACGAGCTACCTGCACGCAGAGCGGGAAGCGACCGAGCGGGCGAAAGAGATCCTCCAGGCACGCGGACTGCCTCAAGGCGAGTTCAACCGGGTCAAGCGCCTGGCCGCGGAGCAGAAGGGGATCAAGACCGGCGAGGAAACGATGGATTATCTCCTCGATCAGCTGCTCGAGATGCTGATGCACTCGAACAACGTCGAGGAGGTGTTCGTCGAGGACCACGACCTGCGCCGCCGGATAAGGCCCATCCTCCGGAAGTACCTCGAGATGGACGAGGCGCTCGACACCGAGGTGCGCGGCAAGCTCCGCCACGTGCAGGAAGGGTCCCGCACCTGGGAAATCGAATACCAGCGGGTCATGGGCGAGATCCAGCGACGCAAGGGCCTGCTGTAAACGCCGCCGCCAGGCAGGCCAGCTCTACACCGAGCGAGCGAACCGTCTGTGGCGTTCGCTGGTTCAGCAAGACCCCGCCCGACCCCGCAGCGCTCGCTCCGCGGGACGCCGTTGTGGGATAGGCACGCACCATCTACGACCGTACCCTCTGCGGAGCGTTCCTTCTGCCAGATCGGGCTTCGTCGTGGTACCGGAGGACATCATGAGCTGGATTCCGAAGGTCGAGGCGAAGCGCCACTTCTGTCATAAATGCAAGAACGAGCTCATCTTCGAGGTGAAGCTCCAGCGCGCGGACACCTGTCCCCACTGCGGTGTCGACCTCCACTGCTGCAGGAACTGCGAGAACTGGGACCCGGCCGCGCACAACCAGTGCAAGGAGCACATCGCCGAGTACATCCCGGATCGGGAGAGAGCGAATTATTGTACTTTCTTCACGTTCAAGAACGGCGTACCGGAAGACAACTCGAAGCGCATCGCGGATTCTCGCTCCAAGCTCGACAACCTTTTCAAGAAGAAGTAGGCGCCCGCTGGGGGAGCACGCACATGTCCACGCCTCGCTACTTGGTCACCGGCGGTGCCGGGTTCATCGGAAGCAACCTCGTCGCGGCGCTGACCGCCGCCGGCGAGCGGGTCCGCGTCCTCGACAACCTCGCGACCGGCCGATGGGAGAACCTCGACGGGCTCCCGCACCAGTCGCTGATCGAGCGCATCACGGGGGACATCCGGGACGCGGCGGCCGTCGCGTCGGCGGCGAAGGGGGTCGAGGTCATTCTCCACCAGGCCGCGCTCGGCTCGGTCCCGCGCAGCGTCGAGTCGCCCGTCGAGTCGAACGCCGTCAACGTCGGCGGCACCGTCACGGTGCTCGACGTGGCGCGCAGGCAGGGCGTGCGCCGCGTGCTCTTCGCCGCGTCGTCCAGCGCGTACGGCGAGACGCCCGTCCTCCCGAAGCATGAGGGCATGGAGCCAATGCCGCTGTCGCCGTACGCGGTCACGAAGCTCGCCTGCGAGCACTACATGAAGGTCTTCGCGGGCATCTACGGCATCGAGACCCTGAGCCTGCGTTACTTCAACGTCTTCGGGCCGAACCAGACGCCGGACGGCGCCTACGCCGCGGCGATCCCGCGGTTCGTCGACGCCGCCCTGCAGAACCGGCCGATCCCGATCTTCGGCGACGGCGAGCAGACGCGCGACTTCTGCTTCATCGAGAACACCGTCCTCGCGAACCTGCTCGGCGCGACGTCGTCGAAGAAGTTCAAGGGGGAGGTCGTCAACATCGCCGGCGGACGCAGGATCGGGCTGAATGAGCTCTGCAAGGAGATCTCGCGGGCCCTCGGGCGGGACGTCGCGGTCGAGCACCTCCCCGCCCGCGCCGGGGACATCCGCCACTCGCTCGCCGACATCTCGCGCGCGGCCGAGCTCATCGGGTACGAGCCCCGCGTGCGCTGGGAGGACGGCATCGTCCCCACGGTCACGTACCTGCGGACGCTCCGTGAGAAGGGACCCGCGGCCGCGTCGGCCACGGTCACCTGTGGCAAGGTTCCGCTGCCCAAGGCCCAAGAGGCCTCGGACATCGGACAGAAGGCGAGCTAGGTAGAGCGGGGCGGCTCGTGCGGAGCATGACCGGCTTCGGGCTCGGTGACGCTTCGCTCACCGATGGGCGTGTCGTCGCCGAGATCCGCTCGGTGAACCAGCGCTTCCTCGACGTGCGCGCGCGGCTCCCGCGCGAGCTCGTCGATCTGACGATGTTCGCCGAGCAGGTGGCGCGCGAGCGCCTGCGGCGGGGGCGCATCGAGATCATCGTGCGCACCGAGGGCGCGGTGCTGGCCCCGAGCACGCTCGACAAATCGAAGGCGCGCGCGGCGTTCCACGCCCTGGCGGAGCTCCGCGACGAGCTCGCGCCGGGCGCCGACGTGCCGCTCTCGCTGCTGTGCGCCGTGCCGGACCTCTTCGCCCCCGCCGGCGGCCACGAGATCGCGGCCGTCCGCGCGGCGCTCAAGCTGGCCATCGAGCGCGCGATCGACGCGATGGAGGGCATGTGCCTGCGCGAAGGCGAGGCGCTCGCCGGCGACATGCGCGGGCGGGTGGCCACGCTGCGCGCGCTCGCGTCCGAGGTCGTGGCGCGCGCGGACGAGGCGCGCGAGGCGCTCAGGCGCCGCCTGCGCGAGCGGGTCGAGCGCCTGCTCCAGGGGGTCGAGGCGGGCTTCGAGGCGACGCGGATCGAGGCGGAGGTGATGCTGCTCGCCGAGCGCAGCGACATCACCGAGGAGATCACCCGCCTCCGGAGCCACCTCGACCAGTTCGGCGGCGCGCTCGCGGCGCCGAGCGGCGACCCTTGTGGAAGGAGGCTCGACTTCCTGCTTCAGGAGATGGTACGCGAGGCGAACACGCTGGGCTCCAAGGCGCAGGACGCCGCCATCTCCCATCACGTCGTGGCGATGAAGGTGGAGCTCGAACGCCTGCGGGAGCAGGTCCAGAACATCGAGTGACAGGAGAGCATGTCGACCGAAGCACTCAGTGACGACTTCCTCCTCCTCATCGTGTCGTCCCCGTCCGGCGCGGGGAAGACGACGCTCTGCGGGAGGCTGCGCAGCGAGTTCCCCGATCTGCGCTTCTCGGTCTCCCACACGACCCGGCGCCCGCGCCCGAACGAGGTCGACGGCCGGGAGTACCACTTCGTCGACCCGAACACGTTCGAGCAGATGATCCGCATCGGCGCATTCGCCGAGTGGGCCAGGGTGCACGATCACCTCTACGGCACGAGCCTGAAGGAGATCGAGATCGCCCGCGCCACCGCGCGCGGCGTGCTGTTCGATATCGACCACCAGGGCGCGCGCCAGATCAAGGCGAGCCTGCCCGAGGCGGTCGCCGTGTTCATCCTTCCCCCGTCGCTCGCCGAGCTCGAGCGGCGCCTGCGCGGGCGCGGGACCGAGGACGAGCCCACGACGCTCCGCCGCCTCCGCAATGCGAAGGGCGAGGTCGAGCATTACGGCTTCTTCGATTACGTCATCGTGAACGACGAGATCAACCGCGCCTACGAGCAGCTGCGGTCGCTCGTCTTCGCCGAGCGGTGCCGCCGCCAGCGGCGCGCGGCCCTCTGCGAGCGGCTGCTCTCCGAGCGGAGGTTCGAGCGATGAGCGCCAGCGGCGCGGGCGACGTGCTCGCCATCATCGGCGGCAGCGGCGTCTACGAGATGGGGTGGCTGGAGGACGTCGAGGAGGTCTCTGTCTCCACGCCCTTCGGGCTGCCGAGCGACGTGGTGCTCCGCGGGCGGGTCAAGGAGGGCGACGCGACCGTGCTCTTCCTGCCGCGCCACGGCCGCGGGCACCGCTTCTCGCCGTCGACGATCAACTACCGAGCGAACATCTGCGCGCTGAAGATGCTCGGCGCCACCCACGTGCTCAGCGTGAGCGCGGTCGGCTCCCTGCGTGAGGACATCGCGCCTGGCGACCTCGTCGTCGTCGACCAGTTCATCGATTTCACGAAGCGCCGGATCTCGACGTTCTTCGACGAAGGCGTCGTCGCCCACGTGCCGTTCGCCGATCCGGTGTGCCCGATCCTGGCGAGCGCGGTCCATGACGCGGCGCTCGCCACCGGCGCGCGCGTCCACCGCGGCGGCACCTATGTCTGCATCGAGGGCCCGCAGTTCTCGACGCGGGCCGAAAGCCGCATGTTCCGGACGTTCGGCGCGCACGTCATCGGGATGACCAACCTGCCCGAGGCGAAGCTCGCCCGCGAGGCGGAGCTCCCCTACGCCACGCTCGCGCTCACCACCGACTTCGATTGCTGGCACGTCGGCGAGGAGGCGGTGAGCGTCGAGGCGGTCATCACCGTGCTCAACCGCAATATCGTGGTTGCGCGGGACGTCGCGAAGTCCCTCGCCCGCAATCTCCCCGACGTGTCGCAGAGCCCGGCCCGTCACGCGCTGGAGAAGTGCATCATGACCTCGGCCGGCGCGTCATCGCCCGACGCAGAGGCGCGGCTCGAGTGGCTCATCGGCCCTCGGCGCAAGGCCGGCTGAGCCGCCCTCGGGCCCACTCGGCGCTGCGCCCGCTCCTGGAGGGGGCGCAGCGGGCGGGAGGGGCGCGGCGGGCTCTGCTGGCGTCGGGTGCGGCCGCGGCGCGGCGGCGCCGTCGCAGAAACGAAACGCGCGGCTAGCGGCTACGCACAAACCTGGCTAAGAGGCGTCCTGTGAC is a genomic window of Sorangium aterium containing:
- a CDS encoding OmpA family protein, producing MRRYVASVLCAVMMIGAAAATAGCTASASFGSGKEPAAAPPPPPPPEPKPEPKEEKKPRPRFKLTFKLKGNEVALPGPVVFETNSDKLLPESDEVLNLVDDFLKQREDVSLLRIEGHTDSDGEDAANQTLSEKRAMAVARWLVAKGHDCKRFIAVGFGETKPVADNGTPEGKAQNRRTGFFIAAIKGKAVDKQPVDGGGKVAGDACK
- a CDS encoding c-type cytochrome, whose protein sequence is MRRRHDKSLGRLLSIAILWVGLFGCNSGAGDVRQWTRDDHDPPNPGEGQGGKVAARPIASDETDPGLIELAWQRNCSTCHGRAGRGDGPQGPMVRAPDLTDAAWQDRVTDAQMADTIRKGKNKMPAFDLPQPVIEGLVKRVRTNRAR
- a CDS encoding TIGR04552 family protein; protein product: MTQDASVGRLKRLEEFTLMDLESVHLILRGDSVIDWRRLNLQGEQAARDLLLAQEFRPDEPGDRAHLESVKNEAIAYLRRHFEFPIPSPVARASVEEILLLASGKGHRQLCACTILKAMHIIHHLAGRELLFSIPMSDQDVFHLVEEKVYRVIGGMLAAGFPITEFIGGRKNKDSLYTKLLSKTDTTAAAIYDKLRFRIVCRTVDDLLPVLLYLSERLFPFNYVVPGESTNTILRFRSYCETRPFLLPMLDALQTDVDDGLTAGDNSFSDRSYRVIHFVVDLPVRLPAEILDMAPPAAWALGPIIFVLCEFQLIDRETEAANEVGEASHARYKERQKQAVMRRLKLGVRSTRDPASGGPKRER
- a CDS encoding Crp/Fnr family transcriptional regulator — its product is MARSVRVQPGALGNDGGLDLDSRKRRVVRRGAIGNAASPATQSALADGGTIQRVAKGRHLVTQGDAATALAMLSLGRVRLVRGMSDGRSLSLGYRGAGDVLGEAALGGVTAHRESAIATEDVEALLVPLATVRNLMASDANFAAAIVTTLVERHTDTEERLASMLFRNVEARLCEFLLKAATRWGIPDPRGVLISAPFTHQEMASMIGSTRETVTLTLGDLRRKGVIEIDRRRIVVLDRDALKGRI
- a CDS encoding DUF507 family protein: MRLFSGKITPLTEELVRALVDNRDIECESKKEVALDVESVFTSYLHAEREATERAKEILQARGLPQGEFNRVKRLAAEQKGIKTGEETMDYLLDQLLEMLMHSNNVEEVFVEDHDLRRRIRPILRKYLEMDEALDTEVRGKLRHVQEGSRTWEIEYQRVMGEIQRRKGLL
- a CDS encoding SDR family oxidoreductase codes for the protein MSTPRYLVTGGAGFIGSNLVAALTAAGERVRVLDNLATGRWENLDGLPHQSLIERITGDIRDAAAVASAAKGVEVILHQAALGSVPRSVESPVESNAVNVGGTVTVLDVARRQGVRRVLFAASSSAYGETPVLPKHEGMEPMPLSPYAVTKLACEHYMKVFAGIYGIETLSLRYFNVFGPNQTPDGAYAAAIPRFVDAALQNRPIPIFGDGEQTRDFCFIENTVLANLLGATSSKKFKGEVVNIAGGRRIGLNELCKEISRALGRDVAVEHLPARAGDIRHSLADISRAAELIGYEPRVRWEDGIVPTVTYLRTLREKGPAAASATVTCGKVPLPKAQEASDIGQKAS
- a CDS encoding YicC/YloC family endoribonuclease is translated as MTGFGLGDASLTDGRVVAEIRSVNQRFLDVRARLPRELVDLTMFAEQVARERLRRGRIEIIVRTEGAVLAPSTLDKSKARAAFHALAELRDELAPGADVPLSLLCAVPDLFAPAGGHEIAAVRAALKLAIERAIDAMEGMCLREGEALAGDMRGRVATLRALASEVVARADEAREALRRRLRERVERLLQGVEAGFEATRIEAEVMLLAERSDITEEITRLRSHLDQFGGALAAPSGDPCGRRLDFLLQEMVREANTLGSKAQDAAISHHVVAMKVELERLREQVQNIE
- the gmk gene encoding guanylate kinase, which codes for MSTEALSDDFLLLIVSSPSGAGKTTLCGRLRSEFPDLRFSVSHTTRRPRPNEVDGREYHFVDPNTFEQMIRIGAFAEWARVHDHLYGTSLKEIEIARATARGVLFDIDHQGARQIKASLPEAVAVFILPPSLAELERRLRGRGTEDEPTTLRRLRNAKGEVEHYGFFDYVIVNDEINRAYEQLRSLVFAERCRRQRRAALCERLLSERRFER
- the mtnP gene encoding S-methyl-5'-thioadenosine phosphorylase; protein product: MSASGAGDVLAIIGGSGVYEMGWLEDVEEVSVSTPFGLPSDVVLRGRVKEGDATVLFLPRHGRGHRFSPSTINYRANICALKMLGATHVLSVSAVGSLREDIAPGDLVVVDQFIDFTKRRISTFFDEGVVAHVPFADPVCPILASAVHDAALATGARVHRGGTYVCIEGPQFSTRAESRMFRTFGAHVIGMTNLPEAKLAREAELPYATLALTTDFDCWHVGEEAVSVEAVITVLNRNIVVARDVAKSLARNLPDVSQSPARHALEKCIMTSAGASSPDAEARLEWLIGPRRKAG